A DNA window from Streptomyces parvus contains the following coding sequences:
- a CDS encoding flavin reductase family protein: MTATPDLASAPTAATPELFRSVFRRHAAGVAVITAAGERPVGFTATSLTSVAAEPPLISFGIGTSSSSWPVLSGAAYVGVHILGEHQQELAATFARSGADRFGPSTDWSSGPEGVPLLADVSAWLVCRVVSRVPAGDHRIVIAEAVAGSPSGTGRPLVYHQGRFTALRD; this comes from the coding sequence ATGACGGCAACGCCCGATCTCGCCTCCGCACCGACGGCCGCCACGCCCGAACTCTTCCGCTCCGTCTTCCGCCGCCACGCCGCGGGCGTCGCCGTGATCACCGCCGCCGGGGAGCGCCCGGTCGGCTTCACCGCCACCTCGCTGACCTCCGTCGCCGCCGAACCCCCGCTGATCTCCTTCGGCATCGGCACGTCGTCCTCCAGCTGGCCCGTGCTGTCCGGGGCCGCGTACGTCGGCGTCCACATACTCGGCGAGCACCAGCAGGAACTGGCCGCGACCTTCGCCCGCAGCGGAGCCGACCGCTTCGGCCCGTCGACCGACTGGAGCAGCGGCCCCGAAGGCGTTCCGCTCCTGGCGGACGTGTCCGCCTGGCTGGTCTGCCGGGTCGTGTCCCGCGTTCCGGCGGGGGACCACCGCATCGTCATCGCCGAAGCCGTGGCAGGCTCGCCCTCGGGGACCGGTCGCCCGCTGGTCTATCACCAGGGACGGTTCACGGCTCTGCGAGACTGA
- a CDS encoding DUF6986 family protein, which produces MGQQEKVATSLAGAVSEEISASLTAVDAELARRYPGDPGTRQPVHTVYVPGDVFEPGTLRSWGDRALAALDEHAPDAASFAAVLGIPEELAGPVHDRVRAKLGREPVEDLRIDFEDGYGPRPDAEEDEAAARAARLVSEAYANGTAAPYAGIRMKCMEAGVRDRGIRTTDVFLTGLMEAGGLPEGLVLTLPKVTYPEQVTAFVQLLEAFEKAHGLDAGRIGFEIQIETSQSILAADGTAAVARMIDAAQGRATGLHYGTFDYSACVGVSAAYQAGDHPAADHAKAVMQVAAAGTGVRVSDGSTNVLPVGPTAQVHEAWRLHYGLTRRALARAYYQGWDMHPGHLPTRYAAVYAFYREGLEPAAARLAAYVAKAGGDVMDEPATAKALSGYLLRGIDCGALDTAEVARLTGLTRADLDAFASPRRGDLTVTAP; this is translated from the coding sequence ATGGGTCAGCAGGAGAAGGTGGCAACGAGCCTCGCCGGTGCGGTCAGCGAGGAGATCAGTGCCTCCCTCACGGCGGTCGACGCGGAACTCGCCCGCCGCTACCCAGGAGACCCCGGCACCCGCCAGCCCGTGCACACCGTCTACGTACCCGGTGACGTCTTCGAGCCCGGCACCCTGCGCTCCTGGGGCGACCGGGCGCTGGCCGCCCTCGACGAACACGCCCCCGACGCCGCTTCGTTCGCCGCCGTCCTCGGCATCCCCGAGGAGCTGGCGGGCCCGGTCCACGACCGCGTACGCGCCAAGCTGGGGCGCGAGCCCGTCGAGGACCTGCGCATCGACTTCGAGGACGGCTACGGCCCCCGCCCGGACGCGGAGGAGGACGAGGCCGCGGCCCGGGCCGCGCGCCTGGTCTCCGAGGCGTACGCGAACGGCACTGCCGCCCCGTACGCGGGCATCCGGATGAAGTGCATGGAGGCCGGTGTCCGCGACCGGGGCATCCGCACCACGGACGTGTTCCTCACCGGCCTGATGGAGGCGGGCGGGCTCCCCGAAGGGCTCGTGCTGACCCTTCCGAAGGTCACGTACCCCGAGCAGGTCACCGCCTTCGTCCAGCTCCTCGAAGCCTTCGAGAAGGCCCACGGCCTCGACGCCGGACGGATCGGCTTCGAGATCCAGATCGAGACCAGCCAGTCCATCCTCGCCGCCGACGGGACCGCCGCCGTCGCCCGCATGATCGACGCCGCGCAGGGCCGGGCGACCGGGCTGCACTACGGCACCTTCGACTACAGCGCCTGCGTCGGGGTCAGCGCCGCCTACCAGGCCGGCGACCACCCCGCCGCCGACCACGCCAAGGCCGTCATGCAGGTCGCGGCCGCGGGCACCGGCGTACGCGTCTCCGACGGTTCCACCAACGTCCTGCCCGTGGGCCCGACCGCTCAGGTCCACGAGGCCTGGAGGCTCCACTACGGCCTCACCCGCCGTGCCCTGGCCCGCGCCTACTACCAGGGCTGGGACATGCACCCCGGCCACCTGCCGACGCGCTACGCGGCCGTGTACGCCTTCTACCGGGAGGGCCTGGAGCCCGCCGCCGCGCGTCTCGCCGCCTACGTGGCCAAGGCCGGCGGTGACGTCATGGACGAACCCGCCACCGCCAAGGCCCTCAGCGGCTATCTGCTGCGCGGCATCGACTGCGGCGCGCTGGACACCGCCGAGGTCGCCCGGCTGACCGGCCTGACCCGCGCGGACCTGGACGCCTTCGCCTCGCCGCGCCGGGGCGACCTCACGGTCACCGCTCCTTGA
- a CDS encoding electron transfer flavoprotein subunit alpha/FixB family protein: MAEVLVLVDHVDGAVRKPTLELLTLARRIGDPVAVALGAGAEATAGVLGEHGAVKVLVSDAPEFADYLVVPKVDALQAAFEAVSPAAVLVVSSAEGKEVAARLALRIGSGIITDATDLEAGDGGPVATQAVFAASYTTKSRVSRGVPVITVKPNSAPVEPAAAAGAVEALAVSFGEGSTGTKVVSRTARESTGRPELTEAAIVVSGGRGVNGAENFPLIEALADSLGAAVGASRAAVDAGWYPHTSQVGQTGKSVSPQLYIASGISGAIQHRAGMQTSKTIVAINKDAEAPIFELVDYGVIGDLFTVVPQLTEEINTRKG, from the coding sequence ATGGCTGAAGTTCTGGTTCTGGTCGATCATGTGGATGGTGCGGTCCGTAAGCCCACGCTGGAGCTGCTGACGCTGGCGCGTCGGATCGGTGACCCGGTGGCCGTGGCCCTGGGTGCGGGTGCCGAGGCGACTGCTGGTGTGCTGGGTGAGCACGGTGCGGTGAAGGTGCTGGTCTCCGACGCTCCGGAGTTCGCGGACTATCTGGTGGTGCCGAAGGTCGACGCGCTGCAGGCGGCGTTCGAGGCGGTGTCGCCGGCGGCGGTGCTGGTGGTGTCCTCGGCGGAGGGCAAGGAGGTCGCCGCGCGTCTCGCGCTGCGGATCGGTTCCGGGATCATCACCGATGCCACTGATCTGGAGGCCGGGGACGGGGGTCCGGTGGCGACGCAGGCGGTGTTCGCCGCTTCCTACACCACCAAGTCCCGGGTTTCCAGGGGTGTTCCGGTGATCACGGTGAAGCCGAACTCCGCTCCGGTCGAGCCGGCCGCCGCCGCGGGTGCGGTCGAGGCCCTGGCGGTCTCGTTCGGTGAGGGTTCGACGGGCACGAAGGTGGTCTCGCGGACGGCGCGGGAGTCGACCGGGCGCCCGGAGCTGACCGAGGCGGCGATCGTGGTCTCGGGTGGCCGTGGCGTCAACGGCGCGGAGAACTTCCCGCTGATCGAGGCGCTCGCGGACTCGCTGGGTGCCGCGGTGGGCGCGTCGCGTGCGGCGGTGGACGCGGGCTGGTACCCGCACACCTCGCAGGTCGGGCAGACGGGCAAGTCCGTCTCGCCGCAGCTGTACATCGCCTCGGGTATCTCCGGTGCGATCCAGCACCGGGCGGGGATGCAGACCTCGAAGACGATCGTCGCGATCAACAAGGACGCCGAGGCCCCGATCTTCGAACTCGTCGACTACGGCGTGATCGGTGACCTCTTCACGGTCGTTCCCCAGCTCACCGAGGAGATCAACACCCGCAAGGGCTGA
- a CDS encoding thioredoxin family protein, whose amino-acid sequence MDRRTRGQRLDAARLGAELGERATLVQFSSAFCQPCRATRRTLTEVAGMVDGVAHIEIDAEAHLTLVRELDITKTPTVLVLDAQGEVVRRASGQPRTVDVVAALGHAI is encoded by the coding sequence GTGGACCGCCGGACCCGCGGACAGCGACTCGACGCAGCCCGACTCGGCGCGGAGCTGGGGGAGCGCGCCACGCTCGTCCAGTTCTCCAGCGCCTTCTGCCAGCCGTGCCGGGCCACCCGACGCACGCTCACCGAGGTGGCCGGGATGGTCGACGGGGTCGCCCACATCGAGATCGACGCCGAGGCTCATCTCACGCTCGTGCGGGAACTGGACATCACGAAAACGCCGACCGTCCTGGTGCTCGACGCGCAGGGCGAGGTGGTCCGCCGGGCATCCGGCCAGCCCCGCACGGTCGACGTCGTCGCGGCGCTGGGGCACGCCATATGA
- a CDS encoding 1-acyl-sn-glycerol-3-phosphate acyltransferase gives MAELVYRPVIGAARTMFKALDLKIDTQGSEHIPKTGGAVLVSNHISYLDFIFTGLGALPQKRLVRFMAKESVFRHKISGPLMRGMKHIPVDRNQGEDAYAHALRSLRSGEIIGVFPEATISQSFTLKSFKSGAARLAQEAGVPLIPMALWGTQRIWTKGRPRNFKRSHIPITIRVGEPVEAPADQYAGAITRRLRERVQELLEAAQRAYPVRPKDASDTWWVPAHLGGTAPTPAEVRELG, from the coding sequence ATGGCAGAACTCGTCTATCGACCGGTCATCGGCGCCGCTCGCACCATGTTCAAGGCGCTCGACCTGAAGATCGACACTCAGGGTTCGGAGCACATCCCGAAGACCGGTGGTGCGGTGCTGGTCAGCAATCACATCAGCTATCTCGACTTCATCTTCACCGGCCTCGGCGCTCTTCCGCAGAAGCGGCTCGTCCGGTTCATGGCGAAGGAATCGGTCTTCCGGCACAAGATCTCCGGTCCGCTGATGCGGGGAATGAAGCACATCCCCGTCGACCGCAACCAGGGCGAGGACGCGTACGCCCACGCGCTCCGGTCGCTGCGTTCCGGTGAGATCATCGGCGTGTTCCCCGAGGCCACCATCTCCCAGTCCTTCACGCTGAAGAGCTTCAAGTCGGGCGCCGCGCGCCTGGCCCAGGAGGCCGGGGTCCCGCTGATCCCGATGGCGCTCTGGGGCACGCAGCGGATCTGGACGAAGGGCCGGCCGCGCAACTTCAAGCGCAGCCACATCCCGATCACCATCCGGGTCGGCGAGCCCGTGGAGGCGCCCGCCGACCAGTACGCGGGCGCCATCACCCGGCGGCTGCGGGAGCGGGTCCAGGAGCTGCTGGAGGCGGCGCAGCGGGCCTACCCGGTGCGCCCGAAGGACGCGAGCGACACCTGGTGGGTGCCGGCCCACCTCGGCGGTACGGCCCCGACCCCCGCCGAGGTGCGCGAGCTGGGCTGA
- a CDS encoding SDR family NAD(P)-dependent oxidoreductase: MNGNGRGEGTGALEGAVVAVAGAAGPAGRATLLRLAEAGATVVGCDANPERLAEAVDAARYAHGGATVTGETVDLLDLDATRDWAKRTEAEFGRIDGLVHLVGGWRGSPSFQETVLSDWDALEKLLIRTVQSTSLAFQEPLERSRKGRYLLISAAGASKPTAGNAAYSAAKAAAEAWTLALGDAFRKAGGEDGPRTAAAILVVKALVNDAMRAERPNAKFAGFTDVTELAEAIAGVWDEPAPEVNGKRLWLTPQP, from the coding sequence ATGAACGGAAACGGCAGGGGCGAGGGGACGGGTGCGCTCGAAGGAGCCGTGGTCGCGGTCGCCGGAGCGGCGGGACCCGCCGGCCGGGCGACGCTGCTGCGACTCGCCGAGGCGGGCGCCACGGTCGTCGGCTGCGACGCCAACCCCGAACGGCTCGCCGAGGCGGTCGACGCCGCCCGGTACGCCCACGGGGGTGCGACCGTCACCGGTGAGACCGTCGATCTGCTCGACCTCGACGCCACCCGGGACTGGGCCAAGCGCACCGAGGCGGAGTTCGGCCGCATCGACGGCCTGGTCCACCTCGTCGGCGGCTGGCGCGGCAGCCCGTCGTTCCAGGAGACCGTGCTCTCCGACTGGGACGCGCTGGAGAAGCTGCTCATCCGCACCGTCCAGTCGACCTCGCTGGCCTTCCAGGAGCCACTGGAGCGCAGCCGCAAGGGCCGCTACCTCCTGATCAGCGCCGCCGGAGCCAGCAAGCCCACCGCGGGCAACGCCGCCTACTCCGCCGCCAAGGCCGCGGCCGAGGCGTGGACCCTCGCGCTCGGCGACGCCTTCCGCAAGGCGGGGGGCGAGGACGGACCGCGTACCGCTGCTGCCATTCTGGTGGTCAAGGCACTGGTGAACGACGCGATGCGCGCCGAGCGCCCGAATGCGAAGTTCGCGGGCTTCACCGACGTCACGGAGCTGGCCGAGGCCATCGCCGGTGTCTGGGACGAGCCCGCCCCCGAAGTGAACGGAAAGCGCCTGTGGCTGACCCCGCAACCGTGA
- a CDS encoding putative leader peptide, giving the protein MPPELLLHGRVHVDLARYASARCPGV; this is encoded by the coding sequence ATGCCGCCAGAACTCCTTCTTCACGGCCGGGTCCATGTGGACCTCGCACGCTACGCGAGCGCGCGCTGTCCGGGTGTCTGA
- a CDS encoding low specificity L-threonine aldolase: MRTDARRHHDPQVRGFASDNYAGAHPEVLAAIALANGGHQVAYGEDDYTGHLQRVMHSHFGPTAEAFPVFNGTGANVVALQALTDRWGAVICAESAHINVDEGGAPERMGGLKLLTVPTPDGKLTPELIDRQAYGWDDEHRAMPQVVSITQNTELGTVYTPDEIRAICDHAHERGMKVHLDGARIANAAASLDVPMRTFTNTVGVDVLSFGGTKNGALFGEAVVVLNPDAVRAMKHLRKLSMQLASKMRFVSVQLEALLAKDLWLRNARHANAMAQRLAEGVRAIDGVEILYPVQANAVFARLPHAVSERLQERFRFYFWDEAAGDVRWMCAFDTREDDVDAFLQALKEEMTR, translated from the coding sequence GTGAGGACCGACGCGCGACGTCACCACGATCCGCAGGTACGCGGCTTCGCCAGTGACAACTACGCCGGAGCGCACCCGGAGGTCCTCGCGGCCATCGCGCTGGCCAACGGCGGCCACCAGGTCGCCTACGGCGAGGACGACTACACCGGCCATCTCCAGCGCGTCATGCACAGCCACTTCGGCCCCACCGCCGAGGCCTTCCCGGTCTTCAACGGCACCGGAGCCAACGTGGTCGCCCTCCAGGCGCTCACCGACCGCTGGGGAGCGGTCATCTGCGCCGAGTCCGCGCACATCAACGTGGACGAGGGCGGCGCGCCCGAGCGGATGGGCGGGCTGAAGCTCCTCACCGTGCCCACTCCGGACGGCAAGCTCACCCCCGAGCTCATCGACCGGCAGGCGTACGGCTGGGACGACGAGCACCGGGCCATGCCGCAGGTCGTCTCGATCACCCAGAACACCGAGCTGGGCACCGTCTACACCCCCGACGAGATCCGCGCCATCTGCGACCACGCCCACGAGCGCGGCATGAAGGTGCACCTCGACGGGGCCCGGATAGCCAACGCGGCCGCCTCCCTGGACGTGCCGATGCGGACGTTCACCAACACGGTCGGCGTCGATGTGCTGTCCTTCGGCGGCACGAAGAACGGCGCGCTGTTCGGCGAGGCCGTCGTCGTGCTCAACCCTGACGCGGTCCGCGCGATGAAGCACCTGCGCAAGCTCTCCATGCAGCTCGCTTCCAAGATGCGCTTCGTCTCCGTCCAGCTGGAGGCGCTGCTCGCCAAGGACCTGTGGCTGCGCAACGCCCGGCACGCCAACGCCATGGCCCAGCGCCTCGCCGAGGGGGTCCGGGCGATCGACGGGGTCGAGATCCTCTATCCGGTCCAGGCGAACGCCGTGTTCGCCCGGCTGCCGCACGCCGTCAGCGAACGGCTCCAGGAGCGCTTCCGCTTCTACTTCTGGGACGAGGCGGCCGGCGATGTCCGCTGGATGTGCGCCTTCGACACCCGCGAGGACGACGTCGATGCCTTCCTCCAGGCGCTCAAGGAAGAGATGACGCGCTAG
- a CDS encoding CGNR zinc finger domain-containing protein has product MRRNPAPVELEPVEAFCNTATFLHGEDELARPGTAGGWLRAHGYPEAVAPAELAALTEARETVRAFLVERTSPEALDALNRLIHSVAGPPAVRPDGTLALRPADDGPPAAEIVRTVLEALLRDGLTGRHATRLKACAAPECRWVFYDRAPSSNGLWCDMDVCGARHKMRAYRARGGATARRDG; this is encoded by the coding sequence ATGCGACGGAACCCGGCACCCGTGGAACTCGAACCGGTCGAGGCGTTCTGCAACACGGCGACCTTTCTCCACGGGGAGGACGAGCTCGCCCGGCCCGGGACGGCGGGCGGATGGCTGCGGGCGCACGGGTATCCGGAAGCGGTCGCCCCGGCCGAGCTGGCGGCGCTCACGGAGGCCCGGGAGACCGTACGGGCCTTCCTGGTGGAGCGGACCTCCCCCGAGGCCCTCGACGCCCTCAACCGGCTGATCCACTCCGTGGCGGGCCCCCCGGCCGTGCGCCCGGACGGCACACTCGCCCTGCGCCCGGCCGACGACGGGCCGCCGGCGGCGGAGATCGTCCGCACGGTGCTCGAAGCCCTGCTGCGCGACGGCCTGACCGGGCGTCACGCGACGCGGCTCAAGGCCTGCGCGGCGCCGGAATGCCGCTGGGTGTTCTACGACCGGGCGCCGTCGTCGAACGGCCTGTGGTGCGACATGGACGTGTGCGGCGCCCGGCACAAGATGCGGGCCTACCGCGCCCGTGGCGGCGCCACCGCACGCCGGGACGGCTGA
- a CDS encoding DUF6421 family protein — translation MTEILVHDTTDGAIATAQRVVEHPAWPVLRDAVEEIRPWQSKDGSIDFEADGAPSPADVERVLDRVIGAVEELSPLLPHDAAYHRALVTDLRRWAADGFRVPDFLDSLLAFQPAKMRADGLQHLVVFAMYTQNGNPDRNLEAVVLKMVWPQWLADLEANRYDNPLFCGITFEDFTSGYDTNSAVLFPETIAVREAPERFSWGGIFCDREAARFRRVTEASVELLGLELPDDIREMVGDQQRCEQAFVLWDMVHDRTHSHGDLPFDPFMIKQRQPFWMYGLEELRCDLTAFKEAVKLESEGNAHGRDVQYAVLFDRMFRFPVTGERVRNYDGLGGQLLFAYLHKHDVVRWTDNTLKIDWDRAPQVTNQLCAEIEKLYRDGIDRPKLVHWFAAYDLVSTYLAPHPGSRWAKGPDALDLTLPPRKLVDDVLPDEFPLSMFYEALAKKLKHVIASTKGITAANDERAAA, via the coding sequence ATGACGGAAATTCTTGTGCACGACACCACCGACGGCGCGATAGCTACGGCCCAGCGGGTCGTCGAGCACCCGGCCTGGCCCGTGCTCAGGGATGCCGTCGAGGAGATCCGCCCCTGGCAGTCCAAGGACGGATCCATCGACTTCGAGGCCGACGGCGCCCCCTCCCCGGCCGACGTCGAGCGCGTCCTCGACCGGGTCATCGGTGCGGTCGAGGAGCTGTCCCCGCTCCTCCCGCACGACGCCGCCTACCACCGTGCGCTCGTCACCGACCTGCGCCGCTGGGCCGCCGACGGCTTCCGCGTCCCCGACTTCCTGGACTCGCTGCTCGCCTTCCAGCCCGCGAAGATGCGGGCCGACGGCCTCCAGCACCTCGTCGTCTTCGCGATGTACACGCAGAACGGCAACCCCGACCGCAACCTCGAAGCGGTCGTCCTCAAGATGGTCTGGCCCCAGTGGCTCGCCGACCTGGAGGCGAACCGCTACGACAACCCGCTCTTCTGCGGGATCACCTTCGAGGACTTCACCTCCGGCTACGACACCAACTCCGCGGTGCTCTTCCCGGAGACCATCGCCGTGCGCGAGGCCCCCGAGCGCTTCAGCTGGGGCGGCATCTTCTGCGACCGCGAGGCCGCCCGCTTCCGCCGCGTCACCGAGGCCTCCGTCGAGCTGCTCGGCCTGGAGCTGCCCGACGACATCCGCGAGATGGTCGGCGACCAGCAGCGCTGCGAGCAGGCGTTCGTCCTGTGGGACATGGTCCACGACCGCACCCACAGCCACGGCGACCTGCCGTTCGACCCGTTCATGATCAAGCAGCGCCAGCCGTTCTGGATGTACGGCCTGGAGGAGCTGCGCTGCGACCTCACCGCCTTCAAGGAGGCCGTGAAGCTGGAGTCCGAGGGCAACGCCCACGGCCGCGACGTGCAGTACGCGGTGCTCTTCGACCGGATGTTCCGCTTCCCCGTCACCGGCGAGCGCGTCCGCAACTACGACGGCCTCGGCGGCCAGCTCCTCTTCGCCTACCTCCACAAGCACGACGTCGTCCGCTGGACCGACAACACCCTGAAGATCGACTGGGACCGCGCTCCGCAGGTCACCAACCAGCTCTGCGCCGAGATCGAGAAGCTCTACCGCGACGGTATCGACCGGCCCAAGCTGGTCCACTGGTTCGCCGCGTACGACCTCGTCTCCACCTACCTCGCCCCGCACCCGGGATCGCGATGGGCCAAGGGCCCCGACGCCCTCGACCTCACACTTCCTCCTCGCAAGCTCGTCGACGACGTGCTTCCGGACGAGTTTCCCCTGAGCATGTTCTATGAGGCGCTCGCCAAGAAGCTGAAGCACGTGATTGCCTCCACCAAGGGAATCACCGCGGCGAACGACGAGCGGGCAGCCGCGTGA
- a CDS encoding electron transfer flavoprotein subunit beta/FixA family protein, producing MSLRIVVCVKYVPDATGDRRFADDLTLDREDVDGLLSELDEYAVEQALQIADGADDAEITVVTVGPEDARDALRKALSMGADRAVHVEDDDLHGTDVMGTSLVLARAVEKTGYDLVICGMASTDGVMGVLPALLAERLGVPQVTLLSEVSVNEGVVTGRRDGDTATERLEASLPAVVSVTDQSGEARYPSFKGIMAAKKKPVESLDLEDLELEAGEVGLAGAWTAVDSATERPARTAGTIVKDEGEGAKQLAEFLAGQKFI from the coding sequence GTGAGCTTGAGGATCGTTGTCTGTGTGAAGTACGTGCCCGACGCGACCGGTGACCGGCGTTTCGCCGATGACCTGACGTTGGACCGTGAGGATGTCGACGGTCTGCTGTCGGAGCTGGACGAGTACGCGGTCGAGCAGGCGTTGCAGATCGCGGACGGGGCGGACGATGCGGAGATCACCGTGGTGACGGTGGGTCCGGAGGATGCCAGGGACGCGTTGCGCAAGGCGTTGTCGATGGGTGCGGACAGGGCGGTTCACGTCGAGGACGACGATCTGCACGGCACGGATGTGATGGGTACGTCGCTGGTGCTGGCGAGGGCGGTCGAGAAGACCGGTTACGACCTGGTGATCTGTGGTATGGCCTCGACGGACGGGGTGATGGGTGTGCTGCCGGCGCTGCTGGCGGAGCGGTTGGGTGTGCCGCAGGTGACGCTGCTGTCCGAGGTGTCGGTGAACGAGGGTGTGGTGACCGGGCGGCGTGACGGTGACACGGCGACCGAGCGGCTTGAGGCGTCGCTGCCGGCGGTGGTGTCGGTGACCGACCAGTCCGGTGAGGCGCGTTACCCCTCGTTCAAGGGGATCATGGCGGCGAAGAAGAAGCCGGTGGAGTCTTTGGATCTGGAGGATCTGGAGCTGGAGGCGGGCGAGGTGGGTCTGGCGGGTGCGTGGACGGCGGTCGATTCGGCGACCGAGCGTCCGGCGCGTACGGCGGGCACGATCGTGAAGGACGAGGGTGAGGGCGCGAAGCAGCTCGCCGAGTTCCTCGCGGGCCAGAAGTTCATCTGA
- a CDS encoding transglutaminase family protein: MHLIQQSPDTAYLAADEAIDHEHPRVREVAADLAREADDAYTYARTAFTYVRDTVPHSADSGDPRVTWRASDVLATRNGICYAKSIALTALLRAHGIPAGLCYQRLADDDGGNPVVHGLVALRLPGHDHWARVDPRGNRPGIDAQFSLEEERLAWTVREHLGEVDYPAVYAAPPPEILHTLRSARDRTELLRTLPTHL; the protein is encoded by the coding sequence ATGCACCTGATCCAGCAGTCCCCGGACACCGCCTATCTGGCCGCCGACGAAGCCATCGACCATGAACACCCCCGGGTGCGGGAGGTGGCGGCCGACCTGGCGCGCGAGGCCGACGACGCATACACATACGCCCGAACCGCCTTCACATACGTACGCGACACCGTCCCGCACTCCGCGGACTCCGGCGATCCACGCGTCACCTGGCGCGCCTCCGACGTCCTCGCCACCCGCAACGGCATCTGCTACGCCAAGTCCATCGCGCTGACCGCGCTGCTCCGCGCCCACGGCATCCCGGCCGGCCTCTGCTACCAGCGCCTCGCCGACGACGACGGGGGCAACCCCGTGGTCCACGGCCTGGTCGCGCTCCGCCTGCCCGGACACGACCACTGGGCGCGGGTGGACCCCCGGGGCAACAGACCGGGCATCGACGCGCAGTTCTCGCTGGAGGAGGAGCGGCTGGCGTGGACGGTACGCGAGCACCTCGGGGAGGTGGACTACCCGGCCGTGTACGCCGCACCGCCACCGGAGATCCTCCACACGCTGAGGAGCGCCCGGGACCGCACGGAACTCCTGCGGACCCTTCCCACACACCTCTGA